From one Malus sylvestris chromosome 1, drMalSylv7.2, whole genome shotgun sequence genomic stretch:
- the LOC126588631 gene encoding gibberellin 2-beta-dioxygenase 3, translating to MHGGATSAPPPTPSNNLLSTSDAATADALSRLLHRLPPTLSSLPTRRSPPKTCPQSISFSDVQANPTLLSCASQLGFFQLTNHPIPSQLANSAESEALSLFDLPTPQKQTSVPKSWPLGFEDDDEDNGDGLGQSFCLDSSCSTESTELSLTSLREFTRALEKVGLEVIELLCSSLGFQNPLGKDDPTRFSTMMWISEGLPDKKSQTAGRFYPYVVGLQYQIRSSQTYSLLADSGWLSVLPQVDSIMVTIGDIAQVWSNGKLKKVRGRPVACLGNDSKPSGRCISMSLLVTLPMDSTLSPLLQIAAIDGNDRDDDNDDAGYQIDGRCGGGEREAGRFFKSFCLEDYAWRVYHERLFFKDPLDRYRIKKQF from the exons ATGCACGGCGGCGCCACCTCAGCACCACCCCCAACACCCTCCAACAACCTCTTGTCCACCTCAGATGCCGCGACAGCAGATGCCCTCTCGAGGCTCCTCCACCGTCTTCCTCCTACTCTCTCGTCCCTTCCTACACGCCGCTCACCTCCCAAGACGTGTCCACAATCGATCTCTTTCTCCGACGTCCAAGCCAACCCGACCCTCCTCTCCTGCGCTTCCCAACTCGGGTTCTTCCAGCTCACCAACCACCCTATCCCATCCCAACTCGCCAACTCGGCAGAGTCGGAAGCGCTCTCTCTGTTCGACCTTCCTACACCTCAAAAACAAACATCCGTCCCCAAGAGCTGGCCTTTAGGGTTTGAAGACGACGACGAGGATAACGGAGACGGACTCGGTCAGTCGTTCTGTTTGGACTCGTCGTGTTCCACCGAATCGACCGAGTTGTCCTTAACTTCTTTGCGCGAGTTCACTCGTGCATTGGAGAAAGTGGGGCTGGAGGTCATCGAGCTGCTTTGTAGCTCATTAGGGTTTCAGAACCCACTAGGGAAAGATGACCCGACCCGGTTTTCTACCATGATGTGGATCTCTGAGGGCTTACCAGATAAGAAGTCGCAGACGGCGGGTCGGTTTTACCCGTATGTAGTCGGGTTACAGTACCAAATCCGAAGTAGTCAGACGTACTCCTTGCTGGCGGATTCCGGTTGGCTCTCGGTGTTACCGCAGGTGGATTCAATCATGGTTACCATTGGTGACATTGCTCAA GTATGGAGTAATGGGAAGTTGAAGAAAGTGAGAGGAAGGCCAGTGGCATGTTTGGGAAACGACTCCAAGCCATCAGGTCGCTGCATATCAATGTCGCTGTTGGTGACTCTTCCCATGGACAGTACATTGTCTCCTCTTCTTCAAATTGCAGCCATTGATGGAAATGACAGAGATGATGATAATGATGATGCAGGATATCAAATCGACGGTAGATGTGGGGGTGGCGAAAGAGAAGCAGGAAGGTTCTTTAAGTCATTTTGTCTCGAAGACTATGCTTGGAGAGTGTATCATGAACGCCTATTTTTCAAAGATCCACTGGACAGATATCGTATCAAgaaacaattttaa
- the LOC126614817 gene encoding uncharacterized protein LOC126614817 gives MTNISMSPFTNEIKRTYPPREFTMPHFILYKGDEDPDRHLKHYRSTMILYRNNDALMCKIFAATLQGEAQDWFHTVPPQLIQSFNELSFVFTKDYSSNRSIKRTSDHLFSIVKDPWETIRDYVKRFKAEKAKIVGCNEDKATTAFRNGLPAEHPLFGKLIIGEELTLAALYALAEKHALWDKAKQSNKNESEKKHMEHSPTR, from the coding sequence atgaccaacataagcatgtCACCATTCACGAATGAGATCAAGCGGACATATCCACCTCGCGAGTTCACTATGCCTCACTTCATTCTGTACAAGGGAGATGAAGATCCAGATCGACATCTCAAGCACTACCGCAGTACCATGATCCTCTATAGGAACAACGATGCGCTTATGTGCAAAATTTTTGCCGcaactctacaaggcgaggcacaaGACTGGTTTCACACTGTGCCGCCGCAGTTAATCCAGAGTTTCAACgaactttcctttgttttcactAAGGATTATTCGTCTAACCGCTCAATCAAAAGGACATCCGACCATCTCTTCAGCATCGTAAAAGACCCTTGGGAGACAATTCGCGACTATGTCAAGAGATTCAAAGCGGAGAAGGCTAAGATTGTTGGTTGTAACGAAGACAAAGCAACGACAGCATTCAGAAATGGACTTCCCGCCGAACATCCTTTATTCGGAAAACTGATCATAGGAGAAGAACTGACCCTAGCAGCTTTGTATGCTTTGGCAGAAAAACATGCATTATGGGACAAGGCCAAACAGTCTAACAAGAACGAGTCGGAAAAGAAGCACATGGAACATTCCCCAACTAGATAA